aaaaataattattactcatggtttttttaacgcctccgtggtccagtgatgGTGTGGCTCTTGGTTCGAttgccgcgttggaaacatgttatttccaagtttggtaagggcaatacaggctgatcacctgattgtttgacaagtaagcatgtaaaaagtcggtcctgcgcctaatctctcgccagtcttgtcggtcttccgtcccactgggttatgagtgtataggaatagagagtgctcttgtgtactgcgtacgcacttggacactataaaattactcctacgttGGCTTGggttcaatgaaaccgaccactgtaatgtaacttaaaattttcattcaataaagttcataatttttgtttttaaatcttATAAATAGTCTAACTGTAGACTTTCAGATAATAAACACATAATATGCGATAACGATAAGCCTAAATTAGAACATACAAATAATGAAAAGAGTATGTAAAATGTAGTCTAACCGGGCGGCATAGTCAATGACGACTAATCTCCCTAAAATATAAagatacagtctgtcaagaaaaaGTAAACGCAgcacaaaattttctaaacgtaatcacacTCAAAAGATGGTTTTGTTCTCTTTGTATTTCCACGGAGAACGCTTAAATAcactttttataaatattttcaatattatatctcgatttaataaggttttctatttttatgtgatttcaaaattgtgtacagcgtctactctttttcgacaagctataaaaatataatgtaagatAGACTCACTTATTAGCACCTGTGTCACCCTGCCCTATGAGTCCAACTCCTGTGTTGTCGTTTTTGTCTCGAACGTTGTTGGCTTTGCTCGCCATTTCCTTTTGGAGGACTATTTTTTCCCTTTCTGCTATTTCTAGTTTGGCTTTGAAGTTCTGAAAACGGGTTTTAATgtacattgaaataaaatagttGACAAAAAATTACATCCAAGCTCATATTGTGACAAAATGTTATTCAATCTTAAACTTTGGTTGAAATGTGACTGGGGTTCTATTTGGTGCACACGAGGTCGCAGACAATATCatgtttattatatatatatttatataatatattgtaaaaagACATACCTTCACTTCCTCTTGTAATTTACTTATTAACTCATCTTTTGTCTTCatatcttttatttttctttcaacGTCATTCTTGAGATCACTTACAACTTTTTCACTACTTGCTAATGATTCGGTGCTAGTTTTCCTTAATTCTTGTAATTCTAAGGTTAGTTTTTCTAATCTTTCATCTGCATTTTCTTTACTGACTTGCTGCACTTGTAATAGTTCAAGCTGCTGAGAGACATCAGCTAACTTATTTTCAGTCTCAATGAGTTTTTCTTTAACTATCTTATGATTTGATTGGTCATGCGCTATCTTATCTCTAAACTCATTTAATTCCTTCTCATACTCATGTATTTTACTCTTCAATTCGTGTTTTGATGTTTTACTTAGCTTCTTGTACTCGCTAAATTCTGTTTGTAGCTGTTTATTCAAGTCTTCATAATTTGCCTTCTGAGCGTCATTTAtgttagttaatttttttatgtcttCCTCTGACTTTGTCAATAAAACTtgtaaatcatttaatttttccTTAGTACTTTGTAATTCGGTCAATTGTTTATCTTTTTCTTCTAATTGGACTTGAGCTTgtcttaaattaatattgaGAGATTCTACTTCTGAAGCATGTTTATTTTTTAGGTCATTATTTTCAGTCTTCAGTCCATTTATTATTTGTTGCGTCTCACTAGTTCCTGAAGTCAAATTTTTATTAAGATCGTCTATTTGATTTTGCAAATCTTGCAGAGATTTATCCTTCGTAGAAATTTCATCTTGGAACTTGTGTAAATCTTCTTGTAActttttattaatgtttgttATATTTTCGTTTTTCTCCGTTTCTGATTTCAatgcaattttattttcttctaatgATTTCTTCAAATTATTAACTAATTCTATATGTTCATTTAGTTTAGCAGAAGCATTACTCAATTCAGTTTTCAAGTGCGCAACTTCGTTGGATGTTTCTTTATATTTAGCTTCGAGTTCAGTCTTATCTTTAAGGATAGCCGCATGTTCTAATCTAAGGCTTTCCATTTGTGCTAACTGCTCTTTAATAACTGATTCCTCAGCCGATGCACTACTTATTAAATGTTCAAATTGTTGTCTGATAGAAGCAGTTTCCTGTTGTGATTTTGTAAAATTCTCTTCCAATTTATTTTTGGCATCTATAGCTTTATTTAATTCTTCAGTGATATTACCAATTTGACGATCTTTTTCTGATATGATATCTCCATTCGATTTAATATCTATTTCAAGCATTTCCACTTTAAGTGTCAgttctttaatattattttgcctCTCTTCAAGCAATTGTTTTAGTTGAATTTCTTCAGATTctaattgtttaattttatcaGTAAACTCGCTTAACTGGGCTTGTAGAGAAGTCTTATCCTTTTCGTGTATAAGTTTTTGATTCTTTAATTGTGAATTGACGTCCTCTAATATCTTTTGAAGCGAATCTTCGTTTTTTCTAGCTTcttctaatttattatttaagtcgTTTTGAGCTTCTGTAAGTTGATCTACTTTCTCCATTAGTTTAACTTCAGAAGTTGCACCATCAGCTTTCAAAACAGAAATTTCTTCTTTGTATTTATCAATGTCTATTTCTAATTTTTTACGAGCTGCATCGTACTCATTAGTAAGGTCTTGCTCTTTTATTTTAAGGTTTTCAATTTCTTTCTTCAGTATCGAATTCTCATCTAATAtactattattttgttgttCTAGTTCATTAAGACGAGTTGTAAGTCCTGAGTTTTGATTTTCAtattctttaattttattttcagcttCATTTACTTTGGCAACATTCTCTTCTACTGCTTGCAACAATTGATTCTTTTCGACACCAAAATCTTCTTGTATTTTGAACAGTTTCTGTTTTAATTCTTGTTCTGATCTTCCAAAATTGTTAGCTGATTCTCTGTATTTATCTTTAAGGTTTTGTAATTCATTTTCAGTATCTTTTAAATGTTGGGACAGTTTTGTAAACTGTTCGTTTGAATTAGTTGTTTGACCAGCAAGGTTAAGGCATTCACTTTCTATTTTCTCTTTAGATTTTAGTAATTCATCACATTTTTCGATGGAACTATTGAGTTGTCGTTTTAGTTCGCCAATTTCAAGTTCCATCTGAGAAATTTTCTCTTTAAGCTGTGAATTAGTTTCTGTGATCTCATTAATAGTTTGTTTAagctttttattttcttcacgTAATAAATTTAATTCGTCATTGTTTAATGCAAATTGTGTATTTAATGCATCTAAATCAATTTTACTTTGATCCAAAGCTTGTTTGCTGATTTCAATTTCTTTTTGTAGTTGCTCGATTTTAGTATTACGATCCTCAATTTCTTTTTTGTGTTCTTCAGCAATCTTCGTGTGTTTAATGTTGAAATTGGCAGTCGTATGTTCAAAATCATCTTTTAGTTTGATAATTTCCTTATCTCTCTCATGTATTGTTTTCTTGTACTCATCTATCAGCTTTTCATTAACGTTGGACGATTTACTCGTGTCATTAAGCAATCGTTCATATTCctttgatttttgatttaagTCTTGTTGCAATTTTAGAATATCTGATTTGTTTTTTTCGTCTTGTTGGGAAGCTTCATTCAAAAACGTTTCgtattcattaatttttttagttaacTCATCTTTCATTCCAAGGAATTCATCTTGGAGAGTTTTGTAACTGGACTCCTGTTTTTTCTTGAAGTCTTCTAATTGTTCTATATCTACAATTTTGGCACTTAATTCCATTTTGAGCTTGGTGATTTCTTTATTAAGGTTTAATTCGTGTTCTTTGCTAGCACCGGTAACTGGaaatatagataaaataatTAACCTTTACTCAAAAGTAAATTTAACACAAGCGCAATTAAAGAAGGTCTATTCGAaacttacttttatttaattctaaCGTTTTATCATCTACGATTGCCTGAAGCGAGGTTAATTTACTATTAAGATCTGAAATTATATCGCTATTTTCTTTATTCAACCTCTCAACATTCTGCTTTTCGGTCTCCAGTTTCGATTCCGCCAACTGTAGTTTAGAGGTTATCATCGATAGCTGCGTTTCAAATTCTGTTTGCGCAATAGTCATTTTGGTTTTCGCTTCATTGAGGGCTTTCTCGGATTCATTTTTAACTTTGGTCAGTTCGTCTGTGAGACTTTTGCCCAGGGAATCTTTTTCGCTTTCCTTTTCTTTTAGTAGCGCGTATGCCTCATCCAACAAATTCTGTAATTCTGAAGATAAAGCTAAAACATTAACACTTATTGTTATAAAGTTATTTGGGTTAGTAAAAGAAGAGTGTAGAGACTGTATTTACTTTGTGCCGCCGCTAGTTCCTCCTTGTGTTGTTCGACGACAGCAGCCATCTCGACGTTGCTCTGTTCCTCAACAACTCGGAGTGCCGCCGCAGTCGTCTCTGCCCGGGCCGCTTGTAATGCCACCTCAGCTTCCAACTCACGAATAAGCTTCTCCCGAGCGGCTTTCTCTTcctaaaattgtaaaatgttcAAGGTTTTGTTCTgtctaattttaattaatttattttttgatgcGTACCTCCATTGCTTCTCTGTATTTCTGAAATTAAGACAAAACACACGTTAgatattaatttacttaatatgAAAGCATAGAGAAATagaaatataaacataaatcataaataattacattgtaATCTTCTTTGTTAATGTTTTCCTCTTCATTTCTGAACATCAAGTCTTCAACTTTCTGACGCTCATCTTCtaacattttattgattttcTCCAACTCTGCTTTCATCCTAACGTTTTCCGAATTAATCTGAAATGAGATGATATGTCTTTCAGTAAACTTTCACCTCTGGTCACGAAAAATTGGTTCATTTCACCCTTAACGGAATTGATCTtagatactaataattattaataaaaaataaaactatgttTGCTCGCATTGAATATAGGCTCCGAAACTCCTggtctaattttgatgaaatttgacagAAACATAGAGTAGGCCACAGAAATATAGAgtagacataggatacttttgggACACGCGTAACTTCTAGTAATTGCTATAATTTAACGGATTTCCAGCTGTATATTTTTACCTGGGCAGCATCTTTCCTGGCTTGTTCCAGCGCGTTTTCAGCGCGAACCGCCTGCATAGACACTTTCGCCGTCTCAGATCTCTCTAGTTCCCTCTCCCTCATCAGTCGCTCTAAATGATGCTGTTTCTCTCGAAGCAACTCCTGGAAATTATGAAACTTCTGTAAGTacctactacataatatatttgttataaATATGAAGCCGTAAAACCAATCTTAATAAACACTTCCAATCTCATTCTGGATGCAATACATTCCTGTTAACTATAATAGCGAGAAATAAGTACACTGTTTTGatacaaacaaaaatagtaCCTATTTGATATCATATTCCAATGGTCACATTAATTACAGTAATTAAATATCTACTATTTCTTCTAATGTTGTTATTTCTTCGAGTAGCACCttctattttttgtttatatttttttcaagcaTCGAAGCCGGGTTTAATCAGTCCAAGGTGGTGATCACGTATGCTCTGCTCACGATGCGTAGAGTTCTTGATATTCACGTAACATCATCTTCGCCTTCTAGGTTATTCTTTCTTCTTCTGTCAGCAAAAGTTATGTTGGACATCATAATCCTTATCACTACACACTTTAAAACATATGACGCATCCCGCAGTTGGAGCATAACGTATACggtatacggcaaaacaacgtatACCGGGTCAGCTTGTGTTTAGCCTGGCAAAGTCGAAGAACGAGTAGGAACGCATATTAAGCCATGATTAAACCCAACGacaaacaacataaaaaatcAATGCCCTCACGACTTTCAAACAAATATTATCGGTCGTGGGCCATTGGTATCTTTATTGTGTTTGTCCTTAAATCGTCATGTTTTTGTTTACACATCGCTCGACTCTTGAAATTATTTGGCGTAACGCCAACGTTAGCCTGTTAGCCGCGTATGGATTCACGCACCTTTAATCTTGTAATTTACGTACCTTATTGATTTTGGCATGACGTATTGAAAAACAAGCCTTATTAGGGTGAGGAGAGGAGTGAGGATCGAAAACAGATGTCACGTAGGAAGCTGCTTAAATCTTTCttgatttaatattttcaaagtactaagtaggtataaaaataaatctactTGCCTTGTTTCTGAAGAGATAGAACTTTAAATCCTCGAAAGTTTAAGtaaattatcattataatttttGCTAATTAGTTTTGTATTAACCCATTTAGACCCAAATGAAACTGAGCCATGGAAAATgtgaattttctttattaatttatagaaaccaataaaattattaggaaaacacaaaaaaacttaatttttttaaaatttctataCTTATTGAAAAAATTGCCGTCCTCAAATGGGGCCAATGACGTAATGCTAGCCCATTAGAACAACGCGATTGTTGCGACAGTTTTTCGGGAAATTGACCCTTCATGCTGCAGGTTTGGCAGGACAGATATGTATTGCTGGTTGCAGGATTCTACCGCTTGTATGTCTCAAGTAATGACGACCAAATGCCGCCGAAATTGGAGCTGATtcaattcttgtttttattactttgatgaTGCAGCCGCCATGCGTTTGCCACTGCTACATCCAGCATGTGCGTAAACAGTATctaccagttaccaccaacTTTTATTTCGTATAACAGTGCGAGAAAATCGATTGACCAGTTGACTTGACCCCACGCATATCCTTgttatagctttgataaaaatgtaggaaGCTAACGTCCACATTCTTTcaacagtaatacatctgtttacttttcccagaaaaaaaatgctgTAATGGCTTCCCCCGATtgcatagatattataatccagccgatgtaaaacaaattctgatttagttggtcgaaacggtagtcaaactcgtcgttttctttttttcatatccTTGACGGATACGAGAGGACACT
This DNA window, taken from Aricia agestis chromosome 11, ilAriAges1.1, whole genome shotgun sequence, encodes the following:
- the LOC121731629 gene encoding CAP-Gly domain-containing linker protein 2 isoform X15 produces the protein MPVETKISFSDGSTSETPRKLSEDSSRKHLSDLIEEDEISCSLPDRPRSRRRASTSSRSSVMSIEALWEKHPRRLSEAGLRRSSDHSVVLTEDTDSFIIGDRVWVGGTKPGQIAYIGETQFAPGDWAGIVLDDPIGKNDGSVAGHRYFQCPEKRGVFSRLTRLTREPLVVHTPHDASPSSDAGSVFERPPSGSARPRRTLSPNGSVRSMVSSKMNASISTTTNGEVRIGDRVIVSSSRGSKAGTLRYVGATEFAAGVWAGVELDDPLGKNDGSVDGKRYFECSPRFGLFAPISKVSRSPSNRKPGTCAIHSSNGRATPIRRSNSRESLTSLGTSIASSRVGVRLGVTSLGSQRVGPRASSTPVSAKNALQELLREKQHHLERLMRERELERSETAKVSMQAVRAENALEQARKDAAQINSENVRMKAELEKINKMLEDERQKVEDLMFRNEEENINKEDYNKYREAMEEEKAAREKLIRELEAEVALQAARAETTAAALRVVEEQSNVEMAAVVEQHKEELAAAQTLSSELQNLLDEAYALLKEKESEKDSLGKSLTDELTKVKNESEKALNEAKTKMTIAQTEFETQLSMITSKLQLAESKLETEKQNVERLNKENSDIISDLNSKLTSLQAIVDDKTLELNKITGASKEHELNLNKEITKLKMELSAKIVDIEQLEDFKKKQESSYKTLQDEFLGMKDELTKKINEYETFLNEASQQDEKNKSDILKLQQDLNQKSKEYERLLNDTSKSSNVNEKLIDEYKKTIHERDKEIIKLKDDFEHTTANFNIKHTKIAEEHKKEIEDRNTKIEQLQKEIEISKQALDQSKIDLDALNTQFALNNDELNLLREENKKLKQTINEITETNSQLKEKISQMELEIGELKRQLNSSIEKCDELLKSKEKIESECLNLAGQTTNSNEQFTKLSQHLKDTENELQNLKDKYRESANNFGRSEQELKQKLFKIQEDFGVEKNQLLQAVEENVAKVNEAENKIKEYENQNSGLTTRLNELEQQNNSILDENSILKKEIENLKIKEQDLTNEYDAARKKLEIDIDKYKEEISVLKADGATSEVKLMEKVDQLTEAQNDLNNKLEEARKNEDSLQKILEDVNSQLKNQKLIHEKDKTSLQAQLSEFTDKIKQLESEEIQLKQLLEERQNNIKELTLKVEMLEIDIKSNGDIISEKDRQIGNITEELNKAIDAKNKLEENFTKSQQETASIRQQFEHLISSASAEESVIKEQLAQMESLRLEHAAILKDKTELEAKYKETSNEVAHLKTELSNASAKLNEHIELVNNLKKSLEENKIALKSETEKNENITNINKKLQEDLHKFQDEISTKDKSLQDLQNQIDDLNKNLTSGTSETQQIINGLKTENNDLKNKHASEVESLNINLRQAQVQLEEKDKQLTELQSTKEKLNDLQVLLTKSEEDIKKLTNINDAQKANYEDLNKQLQTEFSEYKKLSKTSKHELKSKIHEYEKELNEFRDKIAHDQSNHKIVKEKLIETENKLADVSQQLELLQVQQVSKENADERLEKLTLELQELRKTSTESLASSEKVVSDLKNDVERKIKDMKTKDELISKLQEEVKNFKAKLEIAEREKIVLQKEMASKANNVRDKNDNTGVGLIGQGDTGANKLTEEKEMIDGQVSFLNSVIVDMQRKNEQLMARVQALEGAAVPSEPVVVNGRKPRAVAPRLFCDICDVFDAHDTDDCPRQSQPDLPAQPSDKPRPPPRAYCDICEVFGHDTENCDEEVTF
- the LOC121731629 gene encoding restin homolog isoform X9 → MSEQAEAPSDTNPPMRSSVSSEDASSVSTTSTRPATLAKPSGLKPPTKIGRLCSNSAPKPAIPLSPRTDGSTSETPRKLSEDSSRKHLSDLIEEDEISCSLPDRPRSRRRASTSSRSSVMSIEALWEKHPRRLSEAGLRRSSDHSVVLTEDTDSFIIGDRVWVGGTKPGQIAYIGETQFAPGDWAGIVLDDPIGKNDGSVAGHRYFQCPEKRGVFSRLTRLTREPLVVHTPHDASPSSDAGSVFERPPSGSARPRRTLSPNGSVRSMVSSKMNASISTTTNGEVRIGDRVIVSSSRGSKAGTLRYVGATEFAAGVWAGVELDDPLGKNDGSVDGKRYFECSPRFGLFAPISKVSRSPSNRKPGTCAIHSSNGRATPIRRSNSRESLTSLGTSIASSRVGVRLGVTSLGSQELLREKQHHLERLMRERELERSETAKVSMQAVRAENALEQARKDAAQINSENVRMKAELEKINKMLEDERQKVEDLMFRNEEENINKEDYNKYREAMEEEKAAREKLIRELEAEVALQAARAETTAAALRVVEEQSNVEMAAVVEQHKEELAAAQTLSSELQNLLDEAYALLKEKESEKDSLGKSLTDELTKVKNESEKALNEAKTKMTIAQTEFETQLSMITSKLQLAESKLETEKQNVERLNKENSDIISDLNSKLTSLQAIVDDKTLELNKITGASKEHELNLNKEITKLKMELSAKIVDIEQLEDFKKKQESSYKTLQDEFLGMKDELTKKINEYETFLNEASQQDEKNKSDILKLQQDLNQKSKEYERLLNDTSKSSNVNEKLIDEYKKTIHERDKEIIKLKDDFEHTTANFNIKHTKIAEEHKKEIEDRNTKIEQLQKEIEISKQALDQSKIDLDALNTQFALNNDELNLLREENKKLKQTINEITETNSQLKEKISQMELEIGELKRQLNSSIEKCDELLKSKEKIESECLNLAGQTTNSNEQFTKLSQHLKDTENELQNLKDKYRESANNFGRSEQELKQKLFKIQEDFGVEKNQLLQAVEENVAKVNEAENKIKEYENQNSGLTTRLNELEQQNNSILDENSILKKEIENLKIKEQDLTNEYDAARKKLEIDIDKYKEEISVLKADGATSEVKLMEKVDQLTEAQNDLNNKLEEARKNEDSLQKILEDVNSQLKNQKLIHEKDKTSLQAQLSEFTDKIKQLESEEIQLKQLLEERQNNIKELTLKVEMLEIDIKSNGDIISEKDRQIGNITEELNKAIDAKNKLEENFTKSQQETASIRQQFEHLISSASAEESVIKEQLAQMESLRLEHAAILKDKTELEAKYKETSNEVAHLKTELSNASAKLNEHIELVNNLKKSLEENKIALKSETEKNENITNINKKLQEDLHKFQDEISTKDKSLQDLQNQIDDLNKNLTSGTSETQQIINGLKTENNDLKNKHASEVESLNINLRQAQVQLEEKDKQLTELQSTKEKLNDLQVLLTKSEEDIKKLTNINDAQKANYEDLNKQLQTEFSEYKKLSKTSKHELKSKIHEYEKELNEFRDKIAHDQSNHKIVKEKLIETENKLADVSQQLELLQVQQVSKENADERLEKLTLELQELRKTSTESLASSEKVVSDLKNDVERKIKDMKTKDELISKLQEEVKNFKAKLEIAEREKIVLQKEMASKANNVRDKNDNTGVGLIGQGDTGANKLTEEKEMIDGQVSFLNSVIVDMQRKNEQLMARVQALEGAAVPSEPVVVNGRKPRAVAPRLFCDICDVFDAHDTDDCPRQSQPDLPAQPSDKPRPPPRAYCDICEVFGHDTENCDEEVTF
- the LOC121731629 gene encoding CAP-Gly domain-containing linker protein 2 isoform X12, which produces MSEQAEAPSDTNPPMRSSVSSEDASSVSTTSTRPATLAKPSGLKPPTKIGRLCSNSAPKPAIPLSPRTDGSTSETPRKLSEDSSRKHLSDLIEEDEISCSLPDRPRSRRRASNHSVVLTEDTDSFIIGDRVWVGGTKPGQIAYIGETQFAPGDWAGIVLDDPIGKNDGSVAGHRYFQCPEKRGVFSRLTRLTREPLVVHTPHDASPSSDAGSVFERPPSGSARPRRTLSPNGSVRSMVSSKMNASISTTTNGEVRIGDRVIVSSSRGSKAGTLRYVGATEFAAGVWAGVELDDPLGKNDGSVDGKRYFECSPRFGLFAPISKVSRSPSNRKPGTCAIHSSNGRATPIRRSNSRESLTSLGTSIASSRVGVRLGVTSLGSQRVGPRASSTPVSAKNALQELLREKQHHLERLMRERELERSETAKVSMQAVRAENALEQARKDAAQINSENVRMKAELEKINKMLEDERQKVEDLMFRNEEENINKEDYNKYREAMEEEKAAREKLIRELEAEVALQAARAETTAAALRVVEEQSNVEMAAVVEQHKEELAAAQTLSSELQNLLDEAYALLKEKESEKDSLGKSLTDELTKVKNESEKALNEAKTKMTIAQTEFETQLSMITSKLQLAESKLETEKQNVERLNKENSDIISDLNSKLTSLQAIVDDKTLELNKITGASKEHELNLNKEITKLKMELSAKIVDIEQLEDFKKKQESSYKTLQDEFLGMKDELTKKINEYETFLNEASQQDEKNKSDILKLQQDLNQKSKEYERLLNDTSKSSNVNEKLIDEYKKTIHERDKEIIKLKDDFEHTTANFNIKHTKIAEEHKKEIEDRNTKIEQLQKEIEISKQALDQSKIDLDALNTQFALNNDELNLLREENKKLKQTINEITETNSQLKEKISQMELEIGELKRQLNSSIEKCDELLKSKEKIESECLNLAGQTTNSNEQFTKLSQHLKDTENELQNLKDKYRESANNFGRSEQELKQKLFKIQEDFGVEKNQLLQAVEENVAKVNEAENKIKEYENQNSGLTTRLNELEQQNNSILDENSILKKEIENLKIKEQDLTNEYDAARKKLEIDIDKYKEEISVLKADGATSEVKLMEKVDQLTEAQNDLNNKLEEARKNEDSLQKILEDVNSQLKNQKLIHEKDKTSLQAQLSEFTDKIKQLESEEIQLKQLLEERQNNIKELTLKVEMLEIDIKSNGDIISEKDRQIGNITEELNKAIDAKNKLEENFTKSQQETASIRQQFEHLISSASAEESVIKEQLAQMESLRLEHAAILKDKTELEAKYKETSNEVAHLKTELSNASAKLNEHIELVNNLKKSLEENKIALKSETEKNENITNINKKLQEDLHKFQDEISTKDKSLQDLQNQIDDLNKNLTSGTSETQQIINGLKTENNDLKNKHASEVESLNINLRQAQVQLEEKDKQLTELQSTKEKLNDLQVLLTKSEEDIKKLTNINDAQKANYEDLNKQLQTEFSEYKKLSKTSKHELKSKIHEYEKELNEFRDKIAHDQSNHKIVKEKLIETENKLADVSQQLELLQVQQVSKENADERLEKLTLELQELRKTSTESLASSEKVVSDLKNDVERKIKDMKTKDELISKLQEEVKNFKAKLEIAEREKIVLQKEMASKANNVRDKNDNTGVGLIGQGDTGANKLTEEKEMIDGQVSFLNSVIVDMQRKNEQLMARVQALEGAAVPSEPVVVNGRKPRAVAPRLFCDICDVFDAHDTDDCPRQSQPDLPAQPSDKPRPPPRAYCDICEVFGHDTENCDEEVTF
- the LOC121731629 gene encoding restin homolog isoform X7, with translation MNLRALHQSYDYQSHALRQGQPIAQLSHMINQIKRTVLDTRRESRLIVFQVTFALSSLYSSNYGSTSETPRKLSEDSSRKHLSDLIEEDEISCSLPDRPRSRRRASTSSRSSVMSIEALWEKHPRRLSEAGLRRSSDHSVVLTEDTDSFIIGDRVWVGGTKPGQIAYIGETQFAPGDWAGIVLDDPIGKNDGSVAGHRYFQCPEKRGVFSRLTRLTREPLVVHTPHDASPSSDAGSVFERPPSGSARPRRTLSPNGSVRSMVSSKMNASISTTTNGEVRIGDRVIVSSSRGSKAGTLRYVGATEFAAGVWAGVELDDPLGKNDGSVDGKRYFECSPRFGLFAPISKVSRSPSNRKPGTCAIHSSNGRATPIRRSNSRESLTSLGTSIASSRVGELLREKQHHLERLMRERELERSETAKVSMQAVRAENALEQARKDAAQINSENVRMKAELEKINKMLEDERQKVEDLMFRNEEENINKEDYNKYREAMEEEKAAREKLIRELEAEVALQAARAETTAAALRVVEEQSNVEMAAVVEQHKEELAAAQTLSSELQNLLDEAYALLKEKESEKDSLGKSLTDELTKVKNESEKALNEAKTKMTIAQTEFETQLSMITSKLQLAESKLETEKQNVERLNKENSDIISDLNSKLTSLQAIVDDKTLELNKITGASKEHELNLNKEITKLKMELSAKIVDIEQLEDFKKKQESSYKTLQDEFLGMKDELTKKINEYETFLNEASQQDEKNKSDILKLQQDLNQKSKEYERLLNDTSKSSNVNEKLIDEYKKTIHERDKEIIKLKDDFEHTTANFNIKHTKIAEEHKKEIEDRNTKIEQLQKEIEISKQALDQSKIDLDALNTQFALNNDELNLLREENKKLKQTINEITETNSQLKEKISQMELEIGELKRQLNSSIEKCDELLKSKEKIESECLNLAGQTTNSNEQFTKLSQHLKDTENELQNLKDKYRESANNFGRSEQELKQKLFKIQEDFGVEKNQLLQAVEENVAKVNEAENKIKEYENQNSGLTTRLNELEQQNNSILDENSILKKEIENLKIKEQDLTNEYDAARKKLEIDIDKYKEEISVLKADGATSEVKLMEKVDQLTEAQNDLNNKLEEARKNEDSLQKILEDVNSQLKNQKLIHEKDKTSLQAQLSEFTDKIKQLESEEIQLKQLLEERQNNIKELTLKVEMLEIDIKSNGDIISEKDRQIGNITEELNKAIDAKNKLEENFTKSQQETASIRQQFEHLISSASAEESVIKEQLAQMESLRLEHAAILKDKTELEAKYKETSNEVAHLKTELSNASAKLNEHIELVNNLKKSLEENKIALKSETEKNENITNINKKLQEDLHKFQDEISTKDKSLQDLQNQIDDLNKNLTSGTSETQQIINGLKTENNDLKNKHASEVESLNINLRQAQVQLEEKDKQLTELQSTKEKLNDLQVLLTKSEEDIKKLTNINDAQKANYEDLNKQLQTEFSEYKKLSKTSKHELKSKIHEYEKELNEFRDKIAHDQSNHKIVKEKLIETENKLADVSQQLELLQVQQVSKENADERLEKLTLELQELRKTSTESLASSEKVVSDLKNDVERKIKDMKTKDELISKLQEEVKNFKAKLEIAEREKIVLQKEMASKANNVRDKNDNTGVGLIGQGDTGANKLTEEKEMIDGQVSFLNSVIVDMQRKNEQLMARVQALEGAAVPSEPVVVNGRKPRAVAPRLFCDICDVFDAHDTDDCPRQSQPDLPAQPSDKPRPPPRAYCDICEVFGHDTENCDEEVTF